From a region of the Primulina eburnea isolate SZY01 chromosome 7, ASM2296580v1, whole genome shotgun sequence genome:
- the LOC140835923 gene encoding glutaredoxin-C1-like, translating into MHDDTKYWNCYSYNFPIRRSMATDPLERIERMASKNAVVIFSKSTCCMCHAVKRLFCGMGVNPMVYELDEDPRGKELEKALTRLLCGGSAVPIVFIGGKLVGSMDRVLSSHINGTLVPLLKEAGALWL; encoded by the coding sequence ATGCATGATGATACAAAATACTGGAATTGTTACAGCTACAACTTCCCGATTAGGCGAAGCATGGCAACAGACCCATTGGAGCGAATAGAAAGAATGGCATCAAAAAATGCGGTGGTGATCTTCAGCAAAAGCACTTGCTGCATGTGCCATGCTGTGAAGCGACTTTTCTGTGGCATGGGAGTTAACCCAATGGTGTACGAGCTTGATGAAGATCCCAGAGGAAAAGAATTGGAGAAGGCGTTGACGCGTTTACTCTGCGGCGGCTCTGCCGTTCCCATCGTCTTTATTGGTGGGAAACTCGTGGGTTCAATGGACCGTGTCTTGTCTTCTCATATTAATGGTACCCTGGTTCCACTTCTCAAAGAGGCTGGTGCCCTTTGGCTTTAG
- the LOC140835924 gene encoding GRAS family protein RAM1-like: protein MINSLCGSSGRLSSETGSIKTEMGNLKISVKTENSCTKQEPILLVQKSSNVFEQNKNPSSSNFETPTSLTNLNIPAALKFEDYEFPSPDYSLWESIFPPDQLDDFMVCSPVRNNHVHSMHGGQNLVLSSPPRFPSPLGPHKGKGMIPLHRFFNSPNNQFIHHVGSLSLPALEPPLEDTNNYDQKDDDFTMFSPLKLPSGVEDPLMNVPELLDCLTMPDSTRFCNSVVSDQTCVAESSQLTQENGIYQQVGSINAPQPLSHQLQQERNQEEHQKNHRERHLLHQPRFMQRQSQLHDTSSIMPILSADQEYDSGLQLVHLLLACAEAVSKEDYMLARRYLHQLNRVVSPLGDSMQRVAACFTEALSARLIATLSNKPSTSNLKPFNPLPPDNLEILKIYQILYQACPYIKFAHFTANQAIFEAFEAERRVHIIDLDILQGYQWPAFMQALAARPGGAPFLRITGVCPSPESVRETGRCLTELAHSLHVPFEFHPVGEELENLKPHMFNRRVGEALAVNSVNRLQRVPGNCLGKLLNMIRDQAPNIVTIVEQEASHNGPYFLGRFLEALHYYSAIFDSLDATFPPDSAQRAKVEQHIFAPEIRNIVAHEGPERVMRHERLEKWRKIMEGKGFQGVPLSANAVTQSKILLGLYSCDGYRLIEDSGCLLLGWQDRAILAASAWRC, encoded by the exons ATGATCAACTCTCTTTGTGGCAGCTCGGGAAGACTAAGTAGTGAGACGGGGAGCATCAAAACCGAGATGGGAAACTTGAAAATTTCAGTGAAAACTGAGAATTCTTGCACAAAACAGGAGCCCATATTACTCGTTCAAAAATCATCCAATGTTTTTGAGCAAAACAAAAATCCATCATCTTCTAATTTTGAAACTCCAACTAGCCTAACAAACCTCAACATTCCAGCTGCTCTTAAATTTGAAGATTATGAATTCCCATCCCCAGATTATTCATTATGGGAATCTATCTTTCCTCCTGATCAACTAGACGACTTCATGGTTTGTTCTCCAGTTAGGAACAACCATGTTCACTCAATGCATGGGGGCCAAAATCTCGTGCTCAGCTCTCCACCACGGTTTCCATCCCCTCTCGGGCCTCACAAAGGCAAGGGGATGATCCCACTTCACCGTTTCTTCAACTCCCCTAataatcagtttatccatcatGTGGGAAGCCTTTCCTTGCCGGCTCTCGAGCCTCCACTCGAAGATACTAATAATTATGATCAGAAGGACGACGATTTCACCATGTTTTCCCCTCTAAAGTTGCCTAGTGGAGTGGAAGATCCCTTGATGAACGTTCCAGAGTTGTTGGATTGCTTAACGATGCCTGACTCTACTAGGTTTTGTAATTCTGTGGTGAGTGATCAGACGTGTGTTGCTGAAAGTTCTCAGTTGACTCAAGAAAATGGGATTTATCAGCAGGTAGGATCTATTAACGCACCTCAACCATTATCACACCAATTGCAACAAGAAAGAAACCAAGAAGAACATCAGAAAAATCACCGAGAAAGACATCTGCTACATCAACCAAGATTCATGCAGCGGCAATCACAGTTGCACGATACCAGTTCGATAATGCCAATTCTTTCAGCCGATCAG GAATATGACAGCGGATTACAACTGGTGCATCTCCTTCTTGCTTGTGCAGAAGCAGTATCCAAGGAGGACTATATGTTGGCAAGGAGGTATCTCCACCAGCTGAATAGAGTGGTTTCTCCCCTTGGAGATTCCATGCAGCGTGTTGCTGCATGCTTCACTGAAGCCCTGAGTGCAAGACTTATTGCCACCCTTTCAAATAAACCTAGCACCTCCAATTTAAAGCCTTTCAATCCCCTTCCTCCGGACAATCTAGAAATCCTCAAGATTTATCAAATCCTTTATCAGGCCTGCCCCTACATTAAGTTCGCTCATTTCACAGCTAATCAAGCCATTTTTGAGGCATTTGAGGCAGAACGACGTGTTCACATAATTGATCTTGACATCCTCCAAGGGTACCAATGGCCTGCTTTCATGCAAGCCCTTGCTGCCCGGCCAGGAGGTGCCCCATTTCTCCGGATCACTGGAGTTTGTCCATCCCCTGAATCTGTTAGGGAAACTGGTCGATGTTTAACCGAACTCGCGCACTCTCTTCATGTTCCGTTTGAATTCCATCCTGTTGGTGAGGAACTGGAGAACCTAAAACCCCATATGTTTAACAGAAGGGTTGGTGAAGCTCTCGCCGTTAACTCTGTCAATCGGCTTCAACGAGTCCCAGGAAATTGTCTTGGAAAACTTCTAAATATGATTAGAGATCAAGCACCAAACATAGTGACAATAGTTGAACAAGAAGCAAGCCACAATGGACCTTATTTCCTGGGCCGATTTTTGGAGGCGTTGCACTATTATTCAGCAATTTTCGACTCATTGGACGCAACATTTCCACCGGATTCTGCACAGAGAGCAAAGGTGGAGCAGCACATTTTCGCGCCAGAGATTAGGAACATCGTGGCACATGAGGGGCCGGAGAGAGTTATGAGGCATGAAAGATTGGAAAAATGGAGGAAGATTATGGAAGGAAAAGGATTCCAAGGGGTTCCCTTGAGTGCAAATGCGGTGACTCAATCGAAAATATTGCTTGGCTTGTACTCTTGTGATGGGTATAGGTTGATAGAAGACAGTGGTTGCTTGCTCTTGGGGTGGCAAGATAGAGCCATTCTAGCTGCCTCTGCATGGAGATGTTAG